The following proteins are co-located in the Malus sylvestris chromosome 13, drMalSylv7.2, whole genome shotgun sequence genome:
- the LOC126596623 gene encoding uncharacterized protein LOC126596623, which produces MEKVSPVSLITVTECHPCLSIKAPNGETAIKFYVAILGAVELERETDLKREADQEPPYIYNAKLKLGSFTFLVTESASVVDSGDGKVLADGGFKQGVNLLLTVADVDATVSKVVQAEAVAVGEIKTSGVLFGDEQR; this is translated from the coding sequence ATGGAGAAGGTCTCACCTGTGTCCCTTATCACTGTGACGGAGTGTCATCCTTGTCTTTCGATCAAGGCACCCAATGGTGAAACTGCCATCAAGTTCTACGTGGCCATCCTGGGCGCTGTGGAGCTTGAGCGTGAGACTGATCTCAAGCGTGAGGCCGACCAGGAGCCTCCATACATCTACAATGCGAAACTTAAGCTTGGGTCATTCACCTTCCTTGTGACTGAGTCTGCCTCGGTGGTCGACTCCGGTGACGGCAAAGTTCTAGCTGACGGTGGTTTTAAGCAAGGCGTTAATCTGCTGCTTACTGTTGCGGACGTCGATGCGACGGTGTCCAAGGTCGTCCAAGCGGAAGCTGTAGCGGTTGGAGAGATCAAAACCAGTGGTGTTCTCTTTGGCGATGAGCAGCGTTAG